One window from the genome of Synechococcus sp. PROS-7-1 encodes:
- a CDS encoding YkvA family protein produces MASASSRADSKTDDVTVDAGLLHNLLKRSGRLLARPALEAMEMVLEPSTPHQARVTVLAALTYLLVPIDLIPDLLPVAGFSDDLVALTALLGLCRNHITPEIRQRAQRRLERWFP; encoded by the coding sequence TTGGCATCCGCTTCCTCACGCGCCGATTCAAAGACTGATGACGTCACGGTGGACGCAGGATTGCTGCACAACCTGCTCAAGCGGAGCGGCCGACTTCTCGCCCGCCCAGCACTGGAAGCAATGGAGATGGTGCTCGAGCCGAGCACTCCCCATCAGGCCAGAGTCACCGTTCTTGCGGCGCTCACCTATTTGCTCGTTCCGATTGATCTGATCCCTGATCTTCTGCCGGTGGCTGGTTTCAGCGACGATCTGGTGGCACTCACCGCCTTGCTTGGACTGTGCAGGAATCACATCACTCCCGAAATCAGACAGAGGGCTCAGCGCAGACTGGAGCGGTGGTTTCCATGA